A DNA window from Selenomonas sp. oral taxon 126 contains the following coding sequences:
- a CDS encoding Na+/H+ antiporter NhaC family protein, whose amino-acid sequence MTATAWSILPPIITIVLALWTKEVYMSLIIGIFSGAMLFAGGNFLQATLTMFQVMADKVGSNVNILVFLVILGILVAAITRSGAMNAYGEWATRTIKGKRSASLVTVLLGIVIFIDDYFNCLTVGTVMRPVTDKFRIARTKLAYIIDATAAPICIIAPVSSWAAAVGSSLPENSHIDGFMLFLQTIPFNLYAWLTLIFMLFIIWTGRDFGVMRRSVRRSNAHFEIPKEYQDTAEASASAASEGRGKMIDLMLPLLVLICACVYGMLYTGGIHEGNSIAESFANCDSSKSLVLGSFIAFVFTGLLYLPRRVVSFNVFCDSFGWGFKAMTPAIFILCLAWTLSGICSKEYLDLGGFVGSVVSANAGVVMFLPPLFFLVAAGLAFATGTSWGTFGILIPIAIAVLGQTAPDILVVSVAAILSGAVCGDHASPISDTTILASAGAQCHHLDHVSTQLPYVGVVASCSLLGYIADGLTGNGYIGLAVGIATLALTMAAISTRVTSAEK is encoded by the coding sequence ATGACAGCAACCGCATGGTCGATTCTGCCGCCGATCATCACCATCGTCCTCGCGCTCTGGACGAAGGAAGTCTATATGTCGCTCATCATCGGCATTTTCTCGGGCGCAATGCTATTTGCGGGCGGGAACTTTCTACAGGCGACGCTCACGATGTTTCAGGTCATGGCGGACAAGGTCGGCAGCAATGTCAACATCCTCGTCTTTCTCGTCATCCTCGGCATCCTCGTTGCCGCCATCACGCGTTCGGGCGCGATGAATGCGTACGGCGAGTGGGCGACGCGCACGATCAAGGGCAAGCGCAGTGCGTCCCTCGTGACCGTGCTGCTCGGCATCGTCATCTTCATCGACGACTACTTCAACTGCCTCACCGTCGGCACGGTCATGCGCCCCGTCACGGATAAATTCAGGATTGCGCGCACAAAGCTCGCCTACATCATCGACGCAACTGCCGCACCGATCTGCATCATCGCCCCCGTCTCAAGCTGGGCGGCGGCGGTCGGCTCCTCGCTGCCCGAGAACAGTCACATCGACGGCTTCATGCTCTTTTTGCAGACGATTCCCTTCAACCTCTATGCATGGCTGACGCTCATCTTCATGCTCTTCATCATCTGGACGGGGCGCGACTTCGGTGTAATGCGGCGCAGCGTGCGGCGATCCAACGCCCATTTCGAGATTCCAAAGGAGTATCAGGACACGGCGGAGGCATCCGCGAGCGCGGCAAGCGAGGGTCGCGGCAAGATGATCGACCTCATGCTGCCGCTCCTCGTCCTCATCTGCGCGTGTGTCTACGGCATGCTCTACACGGGCGGCATCCACGAGGGCAACAGCATCGCGGAGTCCTTTGCGAACTGCGACTCGTCGAAGTCGCTCGTGCTCGGCTCGTTCATCGCCTTCGTCTTCACGGGGCTGCTCTATTTGCCGCGCCGCGTCGTCTCGTTCAACGTCTTCTGCGACAGCTTCGGCTGGGGATTCAAGGCGATGACCCCCGCCATCTTCATCCTCTGCCTCGCGTGGACGCTCTCGGGCATCTGCAGCAAGGAGTACCTCGATCTCGGCGGCTTCGTCGGCTCTGTCGTCTCGGCAAATGCGGGCGTCGTCATGTTCCTGCCGCCGCTCTTCTTCCTTGTCGCGGCAGGGCTTGCCTTCGCCACGGGCACGAGCTGGGGCACGTTCGGCATCCTGATCCCGATTGCCATCGCCGTTCTCGGACAAACGGCTCCTGACATCCTCGTCGTCTCCGTCGCCGCCATCCTCTCGGGTGCGGTCTGCGGCGACCACGCCTCGCCGATCTCCGACACCACCATCCTCGCCTCGGCGGGCGCGCAGTGCCACCACCTCGACCACGTATCGACACAGCTGCCCTACGTTGGTGTCGTCGCCTCCTGCTCCCTCCTCGGCTACATCGCCGACGGACTCACGGGTAACGGCTACATCGGCCTCGCCGTCGGCATCGCTACCCTCGCCCTCACAATGGCAGCAATCTCCACGCGCGTGACCTCCGCCGAAAAGTAA
- a CDS encoding AEC family transporter, translating into MDEINARLVYLFTDLILPLIVGYLLYQRHLLSDAAVNRLIRINVIVFFTLLSLFSFWALPLTRDLLMLPAFFAFIILFPGFISWRFLGRRFHSPIDRGTHLVSALLSNIGTLGGICAYIIYGERGFAYAQIGGACQNLVLVLLAFPIAQYFYLLHKAHGRAPRLEGRSFLGLLVSWNQLSILGMAAGLLLNASGVTRPPVLAEAFSYIIHISAWFAMLPVGSLINFRRARHFVYLTLDMIALRFLVVPLATFAAARLLISDPIVQNALVIFASVPAAINATLTARLYRLNVDYTIAVFLVTTVLYLTVLFPVTFFLFR; encoded by the coding sequence ATGGACGAAATCAATGCACGTCTCGTCTATCTCTTCACCGATCTGATCCTGCCGCTCATCGTCGGCTATCTGCTCTATCAGCGGCATCTGCTCTCGGATGCGGCGGTCAATCGGCTCATCCGCATCAATGTCATCGTCTTCTTCACGCTGCTCTCGCTGTTCAGTTTCTGGGCACTGCCGCTCACGCGCGATCTCCTGATGCTGCCCGCGTTCTTTGCGTTCATCATCCTATTTCCGGGCTTCATCAGCTGGCGTTTTCTCGGGCGGCGCTTCCACAGTCCCATTGACCGCGGCACGCATCTCGTCTCTGCGCTGCTCTCGAACATCGGCACGCTTGGCGGAATCTGCGCCTATATCATCTACGGAGAGCGCGGCTTTGCCTATGCGCAGATCGGCGGCGCCTGTCAGAATCTCGTGCTCGTCCTGCTCGCATTCCCGATTGCCCAGTACTTCTATCTGCTTCACAAGGCACATGGGCGTGCGCCGCGTCTCGAGGGACGCAGTTTCCTCGGCCTGCTCGTCTCGTGGAATCAGCTCAGCATCCTCGGCATGGCGGCAGGACTCCTGCTGAATGCCTCGGGGGTCACGCGCCCACCCGTACTTGCAGAGGCGTTCTCGTATATCATCCACATCTCTGCGTGGTTCGCCATGCTGCCCGTCGGCTCGCTCATCAATTTCCGCCGCGCCCGTCACTTCGTCTATCTGACGCTCGACATGATTGCGCTGCGCTTCCTCGTCGTTCCTCTCGCCACCTTCGCCGCCGCACGCCTCCTCATCAGCGACCCGATCGTGCAGAACGCGCTCGTTATCTTTGCGAGCGTCCCCGCCGCGATCAACGCCACGCTCACTGCACGGCTCTACCGTCTGAACGTCGACTATACGATTGCCGTCTTCCTCGTGACGACAGTGCTCTATCTCACCGTGCTTTTCCCCGTGACATTTTTCCTATTTCGATAG
- a CDS encoding response regulator transcription factor gives MKKILLVEDDSDIAELERDYLEASGFAVDIVSDGDEGKRLALTGEYSLLLLDVMLPGADGFAICRDVRKTLDIPILMVSARLEDVDKIRALGLGADDYIVKPFSPSELAARVKAHITRYERLKGGAQTTPTVLRFGALEIQPWTHRVFVAGREVHLAAREFDLLLFLAEHPQIVFSKETLYDRVWDLDAMGSTSTVSVHMNRLREKIEADPSHPCWLETVWGAGYRFNSEATGEA, from the coding sequence ATGAAGAAGATACTCTTAGTCGAGGATGATAGTGACATCGCCGAACTGGAACGCGACTATCTCGAGGCGAGTGGGTTCGCCGTCGACATCGTATCCGACGGCGACGAGGGCAAGCGTCTCGCGCTCACGGGCGAATACAGTCTCCTCCTGCTGGATGTCATGCTGCCGGGCGCAGACGGCTTCGCCATCTGCCGCGATGTCCGCAAGACGCTCGACATCCCCATCCTCATGGTCTCGGCGCGCCTCGAGGACGTGGACAAGATCCGCGCGCTCGGACTCGGTGCGGACGACTACATCGTGAAGCCGTTCAGCCCGAGCGAACTCGCCGCACGCGTCAAGGCGCATATCACACGCTATGAGCGCCTCAAGGGCGGCGCGCAGACCACCCCCACCGTCCTGCGCTTTGGCGCGCTCGAGATCCAGCCGTGGACGCACCGCGTTTTCGTCGCGGGACGCGAGGTACATCTCGCCGCGCGCGAGTTCGATCTGCTCCTCTTTCTCGCCGAGCATCCGCAGATTGTCTTTAGCAAGGAGACGCTCTATGACCGCGTCTGGGATCTCGACGCGATGGGCAGCACCTCCACCGTCTCCGTTCACATGAACCGTCTGCGCGAAAAGATTGAAGCTGATCCATCTCATCCATGCTGGCTCGAAACAGTCTGGGGCGCGGGCTACCGATTTAACAGCGAGGCGACAGGCGAGGCGTGA
- a CDS encoding methyl-accepting chemotaxis protein has product LEFEPTTGYETATWYQKPKSTSKRVLSEAYYDEVGGQKSLLVSVGMPIIDNGRFIGAISLDFDVTQIQKDFEQISTPQNIYAVMDNEGDLIAHGLDAGAVMKNAFDIMKSSDEERREVFTDGLYSATRVSATTGEDSVYIFHSLHFPGTDSTWSIFSVTDKSNFVGPARDMVIFSVVLAVICTIALVIALGLFVQRRLVVPIGDVSDTLARFANLDMDPEKGAKVRAHQYRTDEIGSMVGSLARMANSLREIIGKINGASQSVAATSEELTATAQNTAHSAEQVRNGIHDIAESARVQVKDTQNTVDHTDEILHMLDDNRKVMEEMNAATENIRKRQTEGAEILADLMKKSAETADATQEVSRVVEETNQSAERIEEASAMIQSISEQTNLLALNAAIEAARAGEAGRGFAVVAEEIRKLAEQSRGFTDEISGIIGELKTKSQQAVDTMEVSKKLVEESNVNLGRTQRRFDMIAEAVQGANSVVTKLNASSEKLTEKNKSIADLSRKLMDMANENDVTTDEAEASVDTQTQALADIAEASESLAQIATDLQNEIERFRV; this is encoded by the coding sequence CTGGAGTTCGAGCCGACGACGGGCTACGAGACAGCGACATGGTATCAGAAGCCGAAGTCTACGTCGAAACGCGTGCTCTCGGAGGCGTACTATGACGAGGTCGGCGGACAGAAGAGTCTGCTCGTCTCCGTCGGTATGCCGATCATCGACAATGGGCGCTTTATCGGTGCAATCTCACTTGATTTCGATGTGACGCAGATTCAGAAGGACTTTGAACAGATCAGTACGCCGCAGAACATCTACGCAGTGATGGATAATGAGGGGGATCTGATCGCGCACGGCCTAGATGCAGGTGCCGTGATGAAGAATGCGTTCGACATCATGAAGTCCTCGGATGAGGAGCGCCGCGAGGTCTTTACGGACGGTCTTTACAGCGCGACGCGCGTGTCGGCGACGACAGGAGAGGACTCCGTATATATCTTCCACTCGTTGCATTTCCCGGGAACGGACTCCACATGGTCGATTTTCTCCGTTACGGATAAATCGAATTTCGTCGGGCCTGCGCGCGATATGGTGATCTTCTCCGTCGTGCTGGCGGTCATCTGTACCATTGCACTCGTCATTGCGCTCGGGCTCTTCGTCCAGCGCCGTCTGGTCGTGCCCATTGGCGATGTGTCCGATACGCTTGCGCGCTTTGCCAATCTCGATATGGATCCGGAGAAGGGTGCAAAGGTGCGTGCGCATCAGTATCGTACGGACGAGATCGGCTCGATGGTCGGCTCTCTCGCCCGCATGGCAAACAGCCTGCGCGAGATCATCGGCAAGATCAACGGTGCATCCCAGTCCGTCGCTGCGACGAGTGAGGAGCTGACGGCGACGGCGCAGAACACGGCGCATTCCGCTGAGCAGGTCAGGAACGGCATCCACGACATTGCCGAAAGCGCACGCGTGCAGGTAAAGGATACGCAGAATACGGTTGACCATACGGATGAGATTCTCCATATGCTCGACGATAACCGCAAGGTCATGGAAGAGATGAATGCGGCGACGGAGAACATCCGCAAGCGCCAGACCGAGGGCGCGGAGATTCTCGCCGACCTCATGAAGAAGTCCGCCGAGACTGCGGATGCTACACAGGAGGTCTCGCGCGTGGTCGAGGAGACGAACCAGAGCGCAGAGCGCATTGAAGAGGCGAGCGCAATGATCCAGTCCATCTCCGAGCAGACGAACCTACTTGCGCTCAACGCTGCCATTGAGGCGGCGCGTGCGGGTGAGGCGGGACGCGGCTTCGCCGTTGTCGCCGAGGAGATCCGCAAGCTCGCCGAGCAGTCGCGCGGCTTTACGGATGAGATCAGCGGCATCATCGGCGAACTCAAGACGAAGTCCCAGCAGGCGGTCGATACGATGGAGGTCTCCAAGAAGCTGGTCGAGGAGAGCAATGTCAACCTCGGACGCACACAGCGCCGCTTTGACATGATCGCCGAGGCGGTACAGGGGGCGAACAGCGTTGTGACGAAGCTCAACGCCTCCTCCGAAAAGCTGACGGAGAAGAACAAGTCGATTGCTGACCTCAGCCGTAAGCTGATGGATATGGCGAACGAGAACGATGTGACGACGGACGAGGCAGAGGCATCGGTCGATACGCAGACACAGGCGCTTGCGGACATCGCCGAGGCGAGTGAGAGCCTTGCCCAGATCGCAACGGATCTGCAGAACGAGATCGAGCGCTTCCGCGTCTGA
- a CDS encoding PepSY domain-containing protein: MEMQNVKDQVAKVFTPARLKKAVAFAVLVGIVTAGGAYYHHQQAEARSVAEKQARSEMVAAQAEQRGVVLLDEAKVRSIAAEAIGKSESELNFRYVYLTEKDHDKDGKHDKKHRDGKHDRKHDDRERRDGRDGQPGMMPPPPAAPVQADGAAAQPAPMAETSANVPAAPPANGVQQPLFHPAYKVKCYAGNVEYKLYIDAVTGTVLSSKVDVDDDIF, from the coding sequence ATGGAAATGCAGAATGTCAAGGATCAGGTCGCGAAGGTCTTCACCCCCGCACGTCTCAAGAAGGCGGTAGCGTTTGCCGTACTCGTCGGCATCGTCACGGCGGGCGGCGCGTACTATCACCATCAGCAGGCAGAGGCACGCTCGGTCGCCGAGAAGCAGGCGCGCTCGGAGATGGTCGCGGCGCAGGCGGAGCAGCGTGGCGTCGTTCTGCTCGATGAGGCGAAGGTGCGCTCGATCGCAGCGGAGGCGATCGGGAAGTCCGAGTCGGAGCTGAACTTCCGCTATGTCTACCTGACAGAGAAGGATCACGATAAGGATGGCAAGCATGACAAAAAGCATCGTGACGGCAAACATGACCGCAAGCATGACGACAGGGAGCGACGCGATGGACGTGATGGGCAGCCCGGCATGATGCCGCCTCCGCCGGCAGCACCCGTACAGGCAGATGGTGCAGCCGCACAGCCCGCACCGATGGCAGAGACCTCAGCGAATGTGCCCGCAGCACCTCCGGCGAATGGCGTGCAGCAGCCGTTGTTCCATCCCGCCTACAAGGTGAAGTGCTATGCCGGCAATGTCGAGTACAAGCTCTACATTGATGCTGTGACGGGCACAGTGCTCTCGAGCAAGGTGGATGTGGACGACGATATTTTCTGA
- a CDS encoding ShlB/FhaC/HecB family hemolysin secretion/activation protein: MMPQALAAPPDANVIAGQDAGAELSRLRREQQRRQQQETLASGGQEGLDAQPVTPVEEQGGLKFVLHGVTFDPSAIFTGQELDTFAADLLEKEVTVSDLYDLVAKINAAYETRGRLTCRAVLAPQTIRGGIVHITLIEGRTGKVTVEGNRHTAQSFLEYRLDIRRGEIPDFNALNRRLLRFNACFDAPLRVRMAAGAEAGTTDYVLEIAEPRNETIALYADNMGSVSTGRERAGLIYTNRSLSKSRDRLTLMTLDARGMRSFLGNYQVPLGRDGSTLRIGYSANATHIVKGVLEPLRVRGHSMGVNLGFNIPLYVTRTRKTELYAGYGYTHAQTDFAGNHWIDDTTNGYNISLTQTLYGRKSALLLTNGIRAGASENIAHEETRFSMYQGNVFYQTRTHGNQLLTARLDGQIGFANYLPSAERFYIGGAQTVRGYEESLMGGDSGYAASIEYAFPMLPRSAAYGSIFYDFGAVYGDSAFDDHILSAWGVGIRTAASEPVYAQLTVGFPLRKELNDVKHKGVRLHFSLNATL, encoded by the coding sequence ATGATGCCACAGGCGCTTGCAGCACCGCCCGATGCAAATGTGATTGCGGGACAGGATGCGGGCGCGGAGCTGAGTCGTCTGCGGCGTGAGCAGCAGCGGCGCCAGCAGCAGGAGACGCTTGCCTCCGGCGGACAGGAGGGGCTGGATGCACAGCCCGTCACACCTGTGGAGGAGCAGGGCGGACTGAAGTTTGTTCTGCACGGCGTGACCTTTGATCCGAGTGCAATCTTCACTGGGCAGGAGCTGGATACCTTTGCCGCAGACCTTCTCGAAAAGGAGGTCACCGTCAGTGATCTCTACGACCTCGTCGCGAAGATCAACGCAGCCTACGAGACGCGCGGGCGGCTGACCTGCCGTGCCGTACTCGCACCGCAGACGATACGCGGTGGGATCGTGCACATCACGCTGATCGAGGGGCGCACAGGCAAGGTAACGGTTGAGGGCAACCGCCACACGGCGCAGTCCTTTCTCGAATATCGCCTCGACATCCGACGCGGCGAGATCCCTGACTTCAACGCGCTGAACCGCAGGCTGCTGCGCTTTAACGCGTGCTTCGATGCTCCGCTGCGCGTACGCATGGCGGCGGGGGCGGAGGCAGGGACGACGGACTATGTTCTGGAGATTGCCGAGCCGCGCAACGAGACGATTGCCCTCTATGCGGACAATATGGGGAGTGTCTCAACAGGACGCGAGCGTGCAGGGCTCATCTATACGAATCGGAGTCTATCGAAAAGCCGTGACCGCCTGACCCTCATGACACTCGACGCGCGTGGGATGCGCTCCTTCCTCGGCAACTATCAGGTGCCGCTCGGACGTGACGGCTCGACTCTGCGCATCGGCTACTCTGCAAATGCTACGCACATTGTCAAGGGGGTGCTCGAACCCCTGCGCGTGCGCGGGCATTCAATGGGGGTGAACCTCGGGTTCAACATCCCGCTCTATGTCACGCGCACGCGCAAGACGGAACTGTATGCGGGCTATGGATACACACACGCACAGACGGATTTTGCGGGCAATCACTGGATTGACGATACGACGAACGGCTACAACATCTCCCTGACGCAGACACTCTACGGGCGCAAATCCGCACTCCTCCTGACGAACGGCATACGCGCGGGGGCGAGTGAGAACATTGCCCATGAGGAGACGCGGTTCAGTATGTATCAGGGGAACGTATTCTACCAGACGCGCACGCACGGCAATCAGCTCCTCACGGCGCGGCTGGATGGGCAGATCGGTTTTGCCAACTACCTGCCGAGCGCGGAACGGTTCTACATCGGCGGTGCGCAGACGGTACGCGGCTACGAGGAGTCCCTCATGGGCGGGGACAGCGGCTATGCGGCGAGCATCGAGTACGCCTTTCCCATGCTGCCGCGCAGCGCCGCGTACGGGAGCATCTTCTATGACTTTGGCGCGGTCTACGGGGACAGCGCGTTTGACGATCATATCCTGTCCGCATGGGGCGTCGGCATACGGACGGCGGCGAGCGAGCCCGTCTACGCACAGCTCACCGTCGGATTCCCCCTGCGCAAGGAACTCAATGATGTGAAACATAAGGGCGTCCGGCTTCATTTCAGCCTGAACGCGACGTTGTAA
- a CDS encoding AEC family transporter, whose amino-acid sequence MDSSDFRIIYLFTDLLAPLIVGYLLYRHGKISDALISRILRLNVIIIYTVLALMSCWTLPISWDLALIPIYGILIVLFPGLVGWAFFIRKYRSPLDRGAYLANAMMSNITTLGGVCAFILYGEQGFAYAQIMGIFQTLMLVLAIFPMAQYYYLQHKNHGRGGRIHMRFLDIFLSWNQLSILGMAAGLALNAAGIERPPAVGTAFEGLIHFGAWFGMLPVGALVNLHRARRYAPYTLDLFALRFLILPAFMMAISYPFVRDPVLLGAILVFSVTPGAINSVTAAKLYHLNVDYTISGFLTTSIAFFFIVYPALFFLLR is encoded by the coding sequence TTGGACAGTTCGGATTTCCGCATCATCTACCTCTTTACCGACCTCCTCGCGCCGCTCATCGTCGGCTATCTGCTCTATCGGCACGGCAAGATCTCCGACGCCCTCATCAGCCGCATCCTGCGCCTGAACGTCATCATCATCTACACCGTGCTCGCCCTCATGAGCTGCTGGACGCTCCCGATCTCGTGGGATCTCGCACTCATCCCGATCTACGGCATCCTCATCGTCCTCTTTCCGGGACTCGTCGGCTGGGCATTCTTCATCCGCAAATATCGGAGTCCCCTCGATCGCGGCGCGTATCTTGCAAACGCCATGATGTCCAACATCACCACGCTCGGCGGCGTCTGCGCCTTCATCCTCTACGGTGAGCAGGGCTTTGCCTACGCGCAGATCATGGGCATCTTTCAGACACTGATGCTTGTCCTCGCCATCTTCCCGATGGCGCAGTATTACTATTTGCAGCACAAAAATCACGGGCGCGGCGGCAGGATTCACATGCGCTTCCTCGATATCTTCCTCTCGTGGAATCAGCTCAGCATCCTCGGCATGGCAGCGGGTCTCGCACTCAATGCGGCGGGCATCGAACGCCCGCCCGCAGTCGGTACGGCATTCGAGGGGCTCATCCACTTCGGCGCGTGGTTCGGCATGCTGCCCGTCGGCGCACTCGTCAACCTACACCGCGCACGCCGCTATGCACCGTATACACTCGACCTCTTTGCCCTGCGCTTCCTCATCCTGCCCGCCTTCATGATGGCGATCAGCTATCCCTTCGTCCGCGATCCCGTTCTCCTCGGCGCAATCCTCGTATTCTCCGTCACGCCGGGCGCAATCAACTCCGTCACGGCGGCGAAACTCTATCACCTCAACGTCGACTACACCATCTCCGGCTTCCTCACCACGAGTATTGCGTTCTTCTTCATTGTGTATCCTGCACTGTTCTTCCTGCTGCGATAG
- a CDS encoding sensor histidine kinase encodes MRLHDLSLKTKLLVTNALMIVIPITVLVAIGAVLLGGLRHAGTLQQQALALLWPEEGQTLSVQVALSSLRAASEKRKFKLHDVERDIHVLEDAGIRVLVAAKDKDKSYLTPGSNAEEIPRIVARKCGARGSALSWDRDGLVFRYEGLRSGVIIMGAGDVPMMRGDEPPPISRDTRDFILNAALILLILTTSAGILLLGRYLARLLSAQILMPLAEMRRAAAAIQRGDLSHELPPMGGDEVGATCRAFDDMRRELARARAREEREEAQRRELFIGILHDIATPLTSIKGYASGILDGIARTPEKQRVYAERISQSAATMERLTSRLREFLRLDTDELPLTWETVSARDFLTEYIREHAPALAEDGVHLSMEKTSTSAKIRIDRSEFARILKNLWENSSKYRRGTDVHIRMSLSAEGSQLAIRCDDDGIGVDAAELPKLFDSFYRTDTARTNVAGGSGLGLAIVRRIMTAFGGSVRAEKSPGGGLCIVLLLPIASEGDMK; translated from the coding sequence ATGCGGCTGCACGACCTGTCCCTCAAGACAAAACTGCTCGTGACGAATGCACTCATGATCGTCATCCCGATCACCGTGCTCGTCGCCATCGGTGCGGTGCTGCTCGGCGGTCTGCGCCATGCGGGCACTCTGCAGCAACAGGCGCTCGCCCTCCTCTGGCCGGAGGAGGGACAGACCCTCTCCGTGCAGGTCGCGCTGAGTTCGCTGCGCGCCGCCTCGGAGAAGCGCAAGTTCAAGCTGCATGATGTCGAACGCGACATCCATGTCCTCGAGGACGCAGGAATCCGCGTCCTCGTCGCGGCAAAGGACAAGGACAAATCCTATCTGACGCCGGGGAGCAACGCGGAAGAAATCCCCCGCATCGTTGCACGCAAATGCGGCGCACGCGGATCTGCCCTCAGTTGGGATAGGGACGGGCTTGTCTTTCGCTATGAGGGATTGCGGAGCGGGGTCATCATCATGGGCGCGGGCGACGTGCCGATGATGCGCGGCGATGAGCCGCCTCCGATCTCACGCGATACGCGGGATTTCATATTGAACGCCGCGCTCATCCTGCTCATCCTCACGACCTCGGCGGGCATCCTGCTCCTCGGACGCTATCTCGCACGGCTGCTCTCCGCACAGATCCTCATGCCGCTCGCGGAAATGCGCCGTGCCGCCGCCGCGATTCAGCGCGGCGATCTGAGTCATGAACTCCCGCCGATGGGAGGCGACGAGGTGGGCGCGACCTGCCGTGCATTCGACGATATGCGCAGGGAGCTCGCACGCGCACGTGCACGCGAGGAACGGGAGGAGGCGCAGCGCAGGGAACTATTCATCGGCATCCTCCACGACATTGCAACGCCGCTCACCTCGATCAAGGGCTATGCGAGCGGCATTCTCGACGGCATTGCGCGCACGCCCGAGAAACAACGCGTATACGCCGAACGCATCAGCCAGTCCGCCGCAACAATGGAACGCCTGACTTCGCGTCTGCGTGAGTTCCTGCGCCTCGATACGGATGAGCTGCCGCTCACATGGGAGACAGTCAGCGCGCGTGACTTCCTCACGGAATACATCCGTGAACACGCCCCCGCCCTTGCCGAGGACGGCGTGCATCTCTCGATGGAAAAGACGAGCACGAGCGCAAAGATACGGATTGACCGCAGTGAATTCGCACGCATCCTCAAAAACCTGTGGGAAAACAGCAGCAAATATCGGCGCGGCACCGATGTGCACATACGTATGTCGCTGTCAGCGGAGGGCTCGCAGCTCGCCATCCGCTGCGATGACGACGGCATCGGAGTCGATGCCGCAGAACTGCCGAAGCTGTTTGACAGCTTCTACCGCACGGACACGGCGCGCACGAATGTCGCGGGCGGCAGCGGACTCGGGCTTGCCATCGTGCGCCGCATCATGACAGCGTTCGGTGGCAGCGTGCGCGCAGAGAAGTCGCCCGGGGGCGGGCTGTGCATCGTGCTGCTCCTACCCATTGCAAGCGAGGGGGATATGAAATGA